The following proteins are encoded in a genomic region of Ornithinibacillus sp. 4-3:
- a CDS encoding phosphomevalonate kinase — MKPQGRFCIKVPGKLMLAGEFAVLEPHQPLVVTAVNRFIYVTCETSEEGSLTLESFQLDQLNWSYANKRVTVLSDDKRIRFVQEAMTITLNYLHEQNIKTTPFSLAVRSELDDRPGVKYGLGSSAAVVTGVVTAILTKFLPGEPAKDVIFKLAAITHFSIQGNGSCADIAASTYGGLVNYYAFDGNWLYHEIIQLDSVQSLVNKEWPCLRIETIEVPKTLLLCVGWTGSPASTSHLVKNVKKLQTENETQYQNFLKESKIAVGLFAKGLKTEDMSLVFQGIRKNRAALVTLGKHANTAIETPLLEELGDRAEQLDGAGKSSGAGGGDCGIAFVSTENEADRLKELWQEAGIFPLEMNIYPLGAHVI, encoded by the coding sequence TTGAAACCACAAGGGCGATTCTGTATAAAGGTTCCTGGGAAATTAATGCTGGCTGGTGAGTTTGCTGTATTGGAACCTCATCAGCCTTTAGTTGTAACAGCAGTAAATCGTTTTATTTATGTAACTTGCGAGACTAGCGAAGAAGGCTCTTTAACTTTAGAAAGTTTTCAGTTAGACCAATTAAACTGGAGTTATGCGAATAAGCGTGTGACGGTGTTATCAGATGATAAGCGAATTCGTTTTGTACAAGAAGCAATGACAATAACATTGAATTATTTGCATGAGCAAAATATTAAAACCACTCCATTTTCTTTAGCGGTTCGTAGTGAGTTAGATGATCGTCCAGGAGTTAAATATGGTCTCGGCTCAAGTGCGGCTGTTGTTACAGGTGTAGTTACGGCTATTCTAACAAAATTCTTACCAGGGGAACCGGCGAAGGATGTTATTTTTAAATTAGCAGCAATTACCCATTTTAGCATACAGGGAAATGGCTCTTGCGCTGATATAGCGGCTTCAACATATGGTGGATTGGTGAATTATTATGCCTTTGACGGAAATTGGTTATATCATGAAATTATACAGCTTGATTCAGTGCAGTCACTTGTGAATAAGGAGTGGCCATGCTTACGGATAGAAACAATTGAAGTGCCAAAAACATTATTATTATGTGTTGGCTGGACAGGTTCGCCAGCTTCTACCTCTCATCTTGTAAAAAATGTAAAGAAGCTACAAACAGAAAATGAAACACAATATCAGAATTTCCTAAAGGAAAGTAAAATAGCTGTGGGGCTGTTTGCAAAAGGATTGAAAACAGAGGATATGTCTCTTGTGTTTCAAGGGATTAGGAAAAATCGTGCAGCTTTAGTTACATTAGGAAAGCATGCAAACACGGCGATTGAGACTCCATTATTAGAAGAACTCGGAGATCGTGCAGAACAATTAGATGGAGCAGGGAAATCTTCTGGGGCTGGTGGCGGAGACTGCGGGATTGCCTTTGTTTCGACGGAGAATGAAGCTGATAGATTGAAAGAGTTATGGCAAGAAGCAGGAATCTTCCCATTAGAAATGAATATTTATCCACTAGGGGCACATGTAATTTAA
- a CDS encoding MMPL family transporter — MKKIVHRITNNVSTMKGAWLTVIAWVVIAILLTLFSPNPKDYKVSSLSTLLPADKASVIAEKKIEEYFVDVDGIPAILVWESENGEITAEELVPIVTAIEEAKIKEIKEIVPLAKLPPEALGNFLSEDKKAGFVPFTLTADLDTKEIKVVLEHIYNIAEKESDIPMYITGPAGIAVDTSNLFSRADFVLLFSTVGIILVLLIFTYRSPLLALIPLLAAGFVYQVVNQTLGFIGVAGIELASQSLSIMMILLFAVIIDYSLFIFSRFQEELKKHENKYEAMRLAMREIGVPIFYSGTTILLAMLILFFAQFGDYRNFGPIFSVAVLIVMIAAITLVPALFTIFGRTSFWPKIPRVGDEHMKASSFWSKVGSLVVRKPVGSVIIVLGFLLLSAFNLLNINNEFDTMKSFPEDMPSRLGYEVLEERFDKGDLAPTSVLWESDKAISEEDRQIIMQQLQEQDLVSTVSINNISEDEQAILYRLTFAEGPYDVVTIDALQSIREKSNDIISDAELKGELHFAGETAYTLDQRSVSNRDLILIVVLETILIFSMLIFLTRSFRITLFMMGTILFSFGAALGLGIFLVNILFDIDTISNRVPVYAFVFLVALGIDYNIFLVSRYLEERRLHSVKEAVQIAVAHTGGVISSAGIVLAATFAVLMTQPVEVLFVFGFIVALGILMDTFLIRGILMPGLLVLFEKENEKRRASG, encoded by the coding sequence ATGAAAAAGATTGTTCATAGAATTACGAATAATGTTTCCACGATGAAAGGTGCATGGTTGACTGTTATTGCTTGGGTCGTTATTGCTATTTTATTAACATTATTTTCACCCAACCCTAAGGATTATAAAGTATCTAGTCTCAGTACGTTACTCCCGGCAGATAAAGCTTCTGTGATTGCGGAGAAAAAAATAGAAGAGTATTTTGTAGATGTAGATGGTATACCAGCTATTCTTGTGTGGGAATCTGAGAATGGCGAAATAACAGCAGAAGAACTTGTACCGATTGTCACAGCAATTGAGGAAGCGAAAATTAAAGAAATCAAGGAAATAGTGCCACTAGCAAAATTACCGCCTGAAGCACTCGGCAATTTTCTATCTGAAGATAAGAAAGCTGGTTTTGTGCCGTTCACGCTAACGGCAGATTTAGATACAAAGGAAATTAAAGTAGTTTTAGAACATATTTACAATATTGCTGAAAAAGAATCCGATATTCCAATGTACATTACGGGTCCGGCCGGTATTGCTGTAGACACATCGAATTTATTTAGCCGAGCAGATTTTGTGCTTTTATTTTCTACAGTAGGAATTATTCTTGTTCTATTAATTTTCACCTATCGATCTCCATTATTAGCATTAATTCCATTGCTTGCAGCTGGATTTGTTTACCAGGTGGTTAATCAAACACTTGGTTTTATAGGCGTAGCTGGTATTGAATTAGCAAGTCAATCTTTATCGATTATGATGATTTTATTATTTGCGGTTATTATTGATTATTCTTTGTTTATTTTCTCTCGCTTTCAGGAAGAATTGAAGAAGCATGAGAATAAATACGAGGCGATGCGTCTAGCAATGCGTGAAATTGGTGTTCCTATTTTCTATTCAGGAACGACAATTTTATTAGCGATGCTCATTTTATTTTTCGCTCAATTTGGCGATTACCGGAATTTTGGTCCTATTTTCAGTGTGGCAGTATTAATTGTTATGATAGCTGCCATCACCTTAGTTCCTGCTTTATTTACGATTTTCGGACGTACTTCCTTCTGGCCAAAAATTCCTCGTGTTGGTGATGAGCATATGAAGGCAAGTTCATTTTGGAGTAAGGTTGGCTCTTTGGTTGTTAGGAAGCCAGTAGGTTCTGTTATTATTGTGCTTGGGTTTTTATTGTTATCAGCATTTAATTTATTAAATATAAATAATGAATTTGATACGATGAAGTCTTTTCCAGAAGATATGCCTTCCCGTTTAGGTTATGAAGTTCTTGAGGAACGCTTTGATAAAGGAGACTTAGCTCCAACATCTGTGCTATGGGAGTCTGATAAGGCTATTTCCGAAGAAGACCGTCAGATCATCATGCAACAACTTCAAGAACAAGATTTAGTAAGTACAGTAAGTATTAATAATATATCGGAAGATGAGCAAGCTATATTGTATCGTTTAACCTTTGCAGAGGGTCCATATGATGTAGTCACAATAGATGCACTGCAATCCATCAGAGAAAAATCTAATGACATCATTAGTGATGCAGAATTAAAAGGTGAACTTCATTTTGCAGGAGAAACAGCTTATACATTGGATCAACGTTCTGTAAGTAATCGAGATTTAATCCTTATTGTAGTTTTAGAAACAATATTAATTTTTAGTATGCTTATCTTTTTAACAAGGTCATTCCGAATTACTTTGTTTATGATGGGGACAATTTTATTCTCCTTTGGAGCTGCTTTAGGTTTAGGAATATTTTTGGTAAATATACTATTTGATATTGATACGATTAGCAATAGGGTACCTGTGTATGCCTTTGTCTTCCTTGTGGCTTTAGGGATTGATTATAATATATTTCTTGTATCACGTTATTTAGAGGAAAGAAGGCTTCATTCTGTTAAAGAAGCAGTACAGATTGCTGTTGCTCATACTGGAGGAGTAATTTCATCTGCTGGAATTGTTCTTGCCGCTACCTTTGCTGTATTGATGACACAGCCAGTCGAAGTACTTTTTGTATTTGGATTTATTGTTGCTTTAGGAATATTAATGGATACTTTCTTGATTCGAGGGATATTAATGCCAGGGTTATTGGTTCTTTTTGAAAAGGAGAACGAAAAGCGCAGAGCGTCCGGTTAA
- the rocF gene encoding arginase: MKKISIIGVPMDLGQSRRGVDMGPSAIRYAGLVERLENLNYQIADLGDIAISRPDSKEEQNKKLRNLNQVAEASELLAKMVDQEKEKGHFPLVLGGDHSIAIGTLAGVAKHYDNLGVIWYDAHGDLNTDTTSPTGNIHGMPLAANLGLGDKHLTNVLGYAPKIKPENVVIIGARALDEPEKELIEEIGVRVYTMHEIDRMGMPKVMEEAIEFLKGRVDGVHLSLDLDGLDPSEAPGVGTPVLGGMTYRESHLAMEMLAEANFLVSAEFVEVNPILDNRNKTATLAVALVGSLFGEKLK; the protein is encoded by the coding sequence ATGAAAAAAATTTCAATTATTGGAGTGCCGATGGATTTAGGCCAAAGTCGCCGTGGAGTAGATATGGGTCCTAGTGCGATTCGCTATGCGGGATTGGTTGAAAGGTTAGAAAATTTAAATTATCAAATTGCCGATTTAGGAGATATTGCAATTTCTCGACCTGATTCTAAGGAAGAACAAAACAAGAAATTACGTAATTTAAATCAAGTAGCAGAAGCAAGTGAATTATTAGCGAAGATGGTGGATCAGGAAAAAGAGAAAGGCCATTTTCCACTTGTGTTAGGTGGAGACCATAGTATCGCGATAGGTACACTTGCTGGTGTTGCAAAGCATTATGATAATTTAGGTGTTATTTGGTATGATGCGCATGGTGATTTAAATACAGATACAACATCACCAACTGGAAATATTCATGGGATGCCTTTAGCAGCAAATTTAGGTCTTGGTGATAAACATCTGACTAATGTATTAGGATATGCTCCAAAAATTAAGCCGGAAAACGTTGTTATTATTGGTGCACGTGCTCTAGACGAACCAGAAAAAGAGTTGATTGAAGAGATCGGAGTTCGTGTATATACGATGCATGAAATTGATCGTATGGGAATGCCAAAAGTGATGGAGGAAGCTATCGAATTTTTGAAGGGACGTGTGGACGGTGTTCATCTAAGTCTTGATTTAGATGGATTAGATCCTTCAGAAGCTCCAGGTGTTGGGACTCCTGTGTTAGGTGGAATGACTTATCGTGAAAGCCATTTGGCGATGGAAATGCTTGCAGAAGCAAACTTCCTCGTTTCAGCGGAGTTTGTAGAGGTTAACCCTATTTTAGATAATCGCAATAAAACTGCTACATTAGCTGTAGCATTAGTAGGCTCTTTATTTGGTGAAAAATTAAAATAA
- a CDS encoding Spo0E family sporulation regulatory protein-aspartic acid phosphatase, with the protein MRKSILKKIEQVREEMLILSDLHGMSSEIVLQTSKRLDGLINEYQHIIKNEDKSKQCNINS; encoded by the coding sequence ATGCGTAAATCCATACTGAAAAAAATTGAACAAGTTCGGGAAGAAATGTTGATTTTGAGTGATTTACACGGAATGTCCTCGGAAATTGTCCTCCAAACAAGTAAACGACTTGATGGTTTGATTAATGAGTATCAGCATATTATAAAAAATGAAGATAAATCAAAACAATGTAACATCAATTCTTAA
- the cdaA gene encoding diadenylate cyclase CdaA yields MLDGDLNILNIIRIVVDVTLVWYVLYKLIMLIRGTKAIQLLKGIVIVLGVRMASVILDLQTLQYITNQAILWGFLAIIILFQPELRRALEQLGRGSIFSRSHKSVEEMLENTIDAIVASCNYMAKRRIGAIITIERETGIDDYAETGIPINGQLTQQLLTNIFTPNTPLHDGAVIVKNDQIVAAACYLPLSESPFISKELGTRHRAAVGISEVTDALTITVSEETGNISCTKNGELRRELNLEQLREYLVTNLSISAKTPEKKMWNWRGKNDG; encoded by the coding sequence ATGCTTGATGGGGATTTAAATATTTTAAATATTATTCGAATAGTTGTCGATGTTACTCTCGTCTGGTATGTTTTATATAAATTGATCATGTTGATCAGGGGAACGAAAGCAATTCAATTATTAAAAGGAATTGTTATTGTTCTAGGGGTAAGGATGGCTAGTGTCATTCTTGATTTACAAACCCTCCAATATATTACAAACCAAGCGATCCTATGGGGATTCCTAGCAATCATCATTTTGTTCCAACCTGAATTACGACGTGCGCTAGAACAACTAGGTCGGGGAAGTATTTTTTCTAGAAGTCATAAATCCGTAGAAGAAATGTTAGAAAACACGATAGATGCTATTGTGGCTTCATGTAATTATATGGCCAAGCGTCGTATCGGTGCGATTATTACGATTGAACGTGAAACAGGAATAGATGATTATGCAGAGACAGGAATACCAATTAATGGTCAACTGACTCAGCAATTATTAACAAATATTTTTACACCAAACACACCTTTGCATGATGGAGCGGTAATTGTGAAAAACGATCAGATAGTTGCTGCGGCTTGCTATCTTCCATTATCAGAAAGCCCATTTATTTCTAAAGAATTAGGAACTAGACACCGGGCAGCAGTTGGGATTAGTGAAGTAACAGATGCATTAACAATAACTGTTTCTGAAGAGACAGGAAATATTTCTTGTACAAAAAATGGTGAGCTACGTAGAGAGTTAAATTTAGAACAGCTACGTGAATATTTAGTAACGAATTTATCAATAAGTGCGAAGACCCCTGAGAAAAAAATGTGGAATTGGAGGGGTAAAAATGATGGATAA
- a CDS encoding YbbR-like domain-containing protein, with the protein MMDKWFNSKWFVRAVSLAFAILIYVFVNIEVTTSQSQSESRIPSASEETQTLNDIPLDIRIDSEKYVVSGVPEYVTVSLEGPTAILTSTVMQRNFDVFVDLTDLGEGTHTVNIEHSRISEDINVYIDPKTIVIRIEERAMEEFPVTVDFINQDQLPTGYELGEVTIEPETVQIISSRSVVDQVAMVKAYIDVSGLRESVTNREVPVNVYDSQGNGLNVRIEPTSVVVSVDIQQNSKTVPIEVNTTGELPEGFELISAEASANEVEVFGSRAALAEIEQINTEEIDLSELNESGEIEVKLDLPENTVVNEENIAIDVELAKPKLFEDMAISVKKTDDQSFEFLEPTNERITIRAVGSDKVIDDLSADQIKVSVNIEGLVAGDHQLAVDIEGPDDMEYTSEDGKVRVRVQ; encoded by the coding sequence ATGATGGATAAATGGTTTAATAGTAAATGGTTTGTGCGTGCTGTATCTTTAGCTTTTGCAATACTTATCTATGTATTTGTAAATATTGAAGTAACAACATCACAATCACAATCTGAATCCCGAATTCCATCTGCTTCTGAGGAAACACAAACTCTAAATGATATCCCGCTTGATATTCGTATTGATAGTGAAAAATATGTAGTTAGTGGTGTGCCAGAGTATGTTACAGTTTCTTTAGAAGGACCAACCGCAATACTTACTTCTACAGTAATGCAGCGGAACTTTGATGTCTTTGTAGATTTAACTGACTTAGGTGAAGGAACACATACAGTAAACATAGAGCATTCGAGAATTTCTGAAGATATTAACGTGTATATTGATCCAAAAACAATTGTTATTCGAATAGAAGAAAGAGCCATGGAAGAGTTTCCAGTGACAGTTGACTTTATTAATCAAGACCAATTGCCAACAGGCTATGAATTGGGCGAAGTAACAATTGAACCTGAAACAGTACAAATTATTAGTTCAAGAAGTGTAGTGGATCAAGTGGCAATGGTTAAAGCGTATATTGATGTATCTGGATTAAGAGAATCTGTAACGAATAGAGAAGTGCCAGTAAATGTATATGATAGCCAAGGAAATGGTTTAAATGTACGAATTGAGCCGACTTCAGTAGTTGTTTCGGTAGATATTCAACAAAATAGCAAGACAGTGCCGATTGAAGTAAATACAACAGGTGAATTACCTGAAGGATTTGAACTAATTTCTGCAGAGGCTAGTGCAAATGAGGTAGAAGTATTTGGTTCAAGAGCAGCTTTAGCAGAAATTGAACAGATTAATACAGAGGAAATTGATTTATCAGAGCTGAATGAATCTGGTGAAATAGAGGTAAAACTAGATTTACCAGAGAATACTGTGGTAAATGAAGAGAATATTGCCATCGATGTTGAATTAGCAAAGCCTAAACTATTTGAAGACATGGCAATTAGTGTAAAGAAAACGGATGATCAGTCATTCGAATTCTTGGAACCTACAAATGAGAGAATTACTATTCGTGCAGTTGGAAGCGATAAGGTGATTGATGACTTATCAGCTGATCAAATTAAAGTATCTGTAAATATTGAAGGATTAGTAGCAGGAGACCATCAGTTAGCAGTTGATATTGAGGGTCCAGATGATATGGAATATACATCAGAAGATGGAAAAGTAAGGGTAAGAGTGCAGTAA
- the glmM gene encoding phosphoglucosamine mutase: protein MGKYFGTDGIRGVANEGLTPELAFKLGRVGGYALTKEVEKPKVLIGRDTRISGHMLEGALIAGLLSIGAEVMRLGVISTPGVAYLTKANSASLGIMISASHNPVGDNGIKFFGPDGFKLSDEQELEIEALLDSEEDNLPRPTGEDVGVANDYFEGAQKYLSYLKDTAPNDFEGLHIALDCAHGATSGIATHLFADLEADISAIGSSPNGLNINDGVGSTHPEKLQEFVVEKKADIGLAFDGDGDRLIAVDEKGNIVDGDQIMFICAKYMNEKGFLHKHSVVSTVMSNLGFYKALEEAGIKSEKTAVGDRYVMEEMRNGGFNLGGEQSGHIIFLDFSTCGDGMLTAIQLVNVMKVTGKPLSELASEMTVYPQVLKNVRVTDKERALNDPTIQAKIAETEAELGDSGRILVRPSGTEPLVRVMVEAPSPEACEDHAAQIAQVIDDLLGIKE from the coding sequence ATGGGCAAATATTTTGGAACCGACGGAATAAGAGGAGTTGCCAATGAAGGGCTTACTCCAGAATTAGCTTTTAAGCTAGGCCGTGTTGGTGGATATGCCTTAACAAAGGAAGTTGAAAAGCCAAAAGTATTAATTGGCAGAGACACGAGAATTTCTGGTCATATGTTAGAAGGAGCGTTAATCGCTGGATTATTGTCTATTGGTGCAGAAGTAATGCGACTAGGGGTTATTTCAACCCCTGGTGTCGCTTATTTAACGAAAGCAAATAGTGCGAGTTTGGGAATAATGATTTCAGCATCCCATAATCCAGTAGGCGATAATGGAATTAAATTTTTCGGACCAGACGGCTTTAAGCTTTCTGATGAACAGGAATTGGAAATTGAAGCGCTATTAGACAGTGAAGAAGACAATCTTCCACGTCCTACAGGAGAAGATGTAGGTGTTGCTAATGATTATTTTGAGGGTGCGCAGAAATATCTCTCTTATTTAAAAGACACGGCACCTAATGACTTTGAAGGGTTACATATTGCATTAGATTGTGCACATGGTGCAACTTCTGGTATTGCAACGCATTTGTTTGCAGATTTAGAAGCAGATATCTCAGCAATTGGTTCATCACCAAATGGATTAAATATCAATGATGGTGTTGGTTCCACGCATCCGGAGAAGCTACAAGAATTTGTTGTAGAAAAGAAGGCAGATATTGGACTAGCATTTGATGGTGATGGGGATCGTTTGATTGCTGTAGATGAAAAAGGAAATATTGTTGATGGCGATCAAATCATGTTTATTTGCGCAAAATACATGAATGAAAAAGGCTTTTTACACAAGCATTCTGTTGTTTCTACAGTGATGAGTAATTTGGGATTTTATAAGGCCTTAGAAGAAGCTGGAATAAAGAGTGAGAAAACAGCTGTTGGTGATCGTTATGTAATGGAAGAAATGCGCAATGGCGGTTTCAACTTAGGTGGAGAACAGTCGGGGCATATTATTTTTCTTGACTTCAGCACATGTGGAGATGGAATGTTAACTGCGATTCAGCTAGTTAATGTGATGAAAGTTACAGGTAAGCCTTTATCAGAATTAGCTAGTGAGATGACAGTATATCCGCAGGTATTAAAAAATGTCCGTGTAACAGATAAAGAAAGAGCATTGAATGATCCAACTATCCAAGCTAAAATTGCGGAAACGGAAGCGGAATTAGGAGATTCAGGCCGTATTCTTGTACGACCATCTGGAACAGAGCCATTAGTCAGAGTAATGGTTGAGGCTCCATCGCCAGAGGCGTGTGAAGACCATGCAGCCCAAATTGCTCAAGTAATTGATGATCTTCTAGGTATAAAAGAATAA
- a CDS encoding TetR/AcrR family transcriptional regulator, translated as MQNRKQQVIIAALNLFQKKGYAATSIQDIIEASNISKGTFYNYFSSKNEFSKALLEYADQEETWRRKELLIGKDKQNKEIFAKQILLRIEISREFNLLSIFEAIFHSEEVELKEYVERRFLVYLTWLRERFIDIYGKEAEDYANDGAIIFYSIIQNMARLSKAISTEKVDFPKLISFALRRMDTLFADMIKEKDHFLPTCAFAKAHVKTVPTKEEIISQIQQLINKPKNELQEQRNEILSFLITELSTEKPRFILIESTTKTLRTIAEKTTLQYDMRQLITNIFAYIEDRKN; from the coding sequence ATGCAGAATCGTAAACAACAAGTTATTATTGCAGCGCTAAATTTATTCCAAAAAAAGGGATATGCAGCAACTTCTATACAAGATATTATTGAAGCATCAAATATTTCTAAAGGTACATTTTATAATTATTTTTCTTCTAAAAATGAATTTTCAAAAGCCCTTCTTGAATATGCTGATCAAGAAGAAACCTGGCGTAGAAAAGAACTACTGATTGGAAAGGACAAACAGAATAAGGAGATTTTTGCTAAGCAAATACTCCTACGAATTGAGATTAGTCGTGAATTTAATCTATTGTCTATATTTGAGGCTATTTTTCATTCAGAAGAAGTTGAGCTAAAAGAATATGTAGAACGTCGTTTTCTTGTGTATTTAACTTGGTTACGTGAGCGTTTCATTGATATTTATGGGAAAGAAGCAGAAGATTATGCCAATGATGGAGCTATAATATTTTATAGTATTATTCAAAATATGGCTCGTTTGAGTAAAGCAATTTCTACAGAGAAAGTTGATTTCCCCAAGCTTATCTCCTTTGCCCTAAGAAGAATGGATACATTATTTGCCGATATGATTAAAGAAAAGGATCATTTTCTACCAACATGCGCTTTCGCAAAAGCTCATGTGAAAACTGTCCCTACAAAAGAAGAAATCATCTCTCAGATACAACAGCTCATAAATAAACCAAAGAATGAATTACAAGAACAGCGAAATGAAATACTTTCATTCCTGATCACGGAGCTAAGTACAGAGAAACCACGGTTTATTTTAATCGAATCAACTACCAAAACACTTCGGACCATTGCAGAAAAAACAACGTTGCAATATGATATGAGACAGTTGATTACAAATATTTTTGCATATATAGAAGATCGAAAAAATTAA
- a CDS encoding DHA2 family efflux MFS transporter permease subunit: MDIKELQKNPPYGMVFILFIGGFITLLNNTLLNIALPTIMEEFDVKPSIVQWLTTGYMLINGILIPASAFFVQKFTNRSLFIIAMTLFTLGTALAIFAPTFWLIVLARMIQASGSAMIMPLLMNIMLTVFPVEKRGTAMGFFGLVMFTAPAIGPTLSGWIIEHYSWQTLFMIILPFSIAILVFAIFKLKNVTPNRAISLDIISLILSSIGFGGMLYGFSMAGEHGWTKFFVYGPIIIGAISLTVFILRQLKMDEPMLDFRIYKHPMFALSSVISIVLSMAMFSGMILTPLYVQTVREISPFHSGILMLPGAVIMGLMSPITGRLFDKFGARGLAVTGLAITLTATYLLSNLTFESGYYYLMMIYTIRMLGMALVMMPVMTNGLNQLPMMSNPHGTAMNNTLQQISGAIGSALLLTIMTKKSEQVGETLFAEAQAAGEVPTDATELMVFNMDIGKTAMLDGINFSFFIATLITAVALILAFFIKRVKPPEIPIQPFADEKETEKE, encoded by the coding sequence ATGGACATCAAAGAATTACAAAAGAATCCCCCATATGGAATGGTTTTCATTCTTTTTATTGGGGGATTTATTACTTTATTAAATAACACACTATTGAATATTGCATTGCCAACAATTATGGAAGAGTTTGATGTAAAGCCATCTATAGTTCAGTGGTTAACTACAGGATATATGTTGATTAATGGAATCTTAATACCGGCAAGTGCTTTTTTTGTCCAAAAATTTACGAATAGAAGTTTATTTATTATTGCAATGACGTTATTCACGTTAGGAACTGCATTAGCTATTTTTGCACCTACATTTTGGTTAATTGTATTAGCACGTATGATTCAAGCTAGTGGATCTGCAATGATTATGCCATTATTAATGAACATTATGCTAACGGTTTTCCCAGTGGAAAAACGAGGAACAGCAATGGGATTCTTCGGTCTAGTAATGTTCACAGCACCGGCAATTGGTCCAACATTATCTGGTTGGATTATTGAGCATTATTCATGGCAAACATTATTTATGATTATTTTACCGTTTTCTATTGCCATCTTAGTGTTTGCTATTTTTAAATTGAAAAATGTAACGCCAAACCGTGCTATCTCTTTAGATATTATTTCACTTATTCTATCTAGTATTGGATTTGGTGGAATGCTATATGGATTTAGTATGGCAGGTGAGCATGGCTGGACCAAGTTCTTTGTGTACGGGCCAATTATAATTGGAGCAATTTCCTTAACTGTGTTTATTCTTCGTCAGTTGAAAATGGATGAACCAATGCTGGATTTTCGCATTTATAAACACCCGATGTTTGCTCTTTCATCTGTTATATCCATTGTATTGTCCATGGCGATGTTTTCAGGGATGATTTTAACCCCGCTCTATGTACAAACAGTTCGTGAAATCTCACCTTTTCACTCGGGGATTTTAATGTTGCCTGGTGCAGTAATAATGGGGCTTATGTCGCCAATAACGGGAAGATTATTTGATAAATTTGGAGCAAGAGGATTAGCAGTTACCGGATTAGCCATTACACTTACTGCTACTTATTTATTAAGTAATTTAACATTTGAATCAGGGTATTATTATTTAATGATGATTTATACAATCCGAATGCTTGGAATGGCTCTAGTTATGATGCCAGTAATGACAAATGGATTAAATCAATTACCAATGATGTCTAACCCACACGGTACAGCAATGAATAACACATTGCAGCAGATTTCAGGTGCAATTGGTTCTGCTTTATTATTAACCATCATGACCAAAAAGTCTGAGCAAGTAGGGGAAACTTTATTTGCAGAAGCGCAAGCGGCAGGAGAAGTACCTACTGATGCAACAGAATTAATGGTGTTCAATATGGATATAGGCAAAACCGCAATGTTAGATGGAATTAATTTTTCATTTTTTATCGCTACACTTATCACAGCTGTCGCGTTAATCCTTGCATTCTTTATTAAACGGGTTAAACCACCAGAAATCCCGATCCAACCTTTTGCAGATGAAAAGGAAACAGAAAAAGAATAA